A single region of the Silene latifolia isolate original U9 population chromosome 8, ASM4854445v1, whole genome shotgun sequence genome encodes:
- the LOC141595464 gene encoding F-box protein CPR1-like: MEVIVYSLRVNSWRQLEDKTWDGFTINSNATVSGALIGTHLPHWVFSKPKYNLNQHTLKEWRHRIGCFNLTTEEWDQNVALPPDYGLDEVCFLGDVELRVVDGCLCLLVSIKSDPEKTVDIWVMKEYGVKESWVKFLEISTNKDICTLDIFPLCYRRHDDEILVARGRKQIYARHEVEIKWHSIKDRKSRLSEIHEVSEVPHFYEAFICFLGL; this comes from the coding sequence ATGGAAGTTATTGTTTATAGTTTAAGGGTAAATTCTTGGAGACAATTGGAAGATAAAACTTGGGACGGTTTTACAATAAACTCCAATGCCACGGTTTCTGGTGCCTTGATTGGTACCCATTTACCCCACTGGGTATTCTCCAAACCTAAATATAACCTGAATCAGCATACCCTTAAAGAATGGCGCCATCGGATTGGATGTTTCAATCTTACCACTGAAGAATGGGATCAAAATGTGGCATTGCCTCCAGATTATGGTCTCGACGAGGTTTGTTTTCTTGGTGATGTAGAATTGAGGGTCGTCGATGGATGTTTATGTTTATTAGTGTCAATTAAGAGCGACCCTGAAAAAACGGTAGATATATGGGTAATGAAGGAGTATGGAGTGAAAGAGTCGTGGGTGAAGTTTTTAGAAATCTCGACTAACAAAGACATCTGCACTCTTGATATTTTCCCACTTTGTTATCGGAGGCATGACGATGAGATTTTGGTGGCAAGAGGTCGTAAACAAATCTATGCCAGACATGAGGTTGAAATCAAATGGCATAGCATTAAGGATCGAAAATCAAGATTATCGGAGATCCATGAGGTTTCTGAGGTGCCTCACTTTTACGAGGCGTTTATTTGTTTTCTAGGTTTGTAG
- the LOC141595465 gene encoding F-box protein CPR1-like, whose translation MEVIVYSLRVNSWRQLEDKTWDGFTINSNATVSGALIGTHLPHWVFSKPKYNLNQHTTKEWRHRIGCFNLTTEEWDQNVALPPDYGLDEVCFLGDVELRVVDGCLCLLVSIKSDPEKTVDIWVMKEYGVKESWVKFLEISTNKDIRTLDIFPLCYRRHDDEILVARGRKQIYARHEVEIKWHSIKDRKSRLSEIHEVSEVPHFYEAFICFPGL comes from the coding sequence ATGGAAGTTATTGTTTATAGTTTAAGGGTAAATTCTTGGAGACAATTGGAAGATAAAACTTGGGACGGTTTTACAATAAACTCCAATGCCACGGTTTCCGGTGCCTTGATTGGTACCCATTTACCCCACTGGGTATTCTCCAAACCTAAATATAACCTGAATCAGCATACCACTAAAGAATGGCGCCATCGGATTGGATGTTTCAATCTTACCACTGAAGAATGGGATCAAAATGTGGCATTGCCTCCAGATTATGGTCTCGACGAGGTTTGTTTTCTTGGTGATGTAGAATTGAGGGTCGTCGATGGATGTTTATGTTTATTAGTGTCAATTAAGAGCGACCCTGAAAAAACGGTAGATATATGGGTAATGAAGGAGTATGGAGTGAAAGAGTCGTGGGTGAAGTTTTTAGAAATCTCGACTAACAAAGACATCCGCACTCTTGATATTTTCCCACTTTGTTATCGGAGGCATGACGATGAGATTTTGGTGGCAAGAGGTCGTAAACAAATCTATGCCAGACATGAGGTTGAAATCAAATGGCATAGCATTAAGGATCGAAAATCAAGATTATCGGAGATCCATGAGGTTTCTGAGGTGCCTCACTTTTACGAGGCGTTTATTTGTTTTCCAGGTTTGTAG
- the LOC141595466 gene encoding uncharacterized protein LOC141595466: protein MALRKGICVGRECRESMSKTGRPRGDVPSVNAAKTALSEFALISGLHANIEKTNIYFGGVSHSIMQEILEATGFSLGDFPFRYLGLPLATSKLKLSMYDSLVTKIQKCIHHWFSHALSYAGRAQLLNSVIFGLDNFWCSSLLLPKEVIHHINKISKDFFWNIPVGTRRLVFKSWSTICAPWTYGGFNIKDLLSWNQALLMKWVWKFSFPDTGLWALWIKTYVLKQDSIWTIISKEQFTSCFRDILKTRDLFVSLSQGLPSKLSSSLMLGVLITPVGDWATSLTYSGIMPSHKIISSMAVQGQLAPVNNLQRRGLSLANRCCLCENHEENHAHLFFSCPYSHHVWSSDLQWMKVIRPALSLQQELTLLVPLPNWRKHWFQVSITAVVHSLWTERNRRIFAQEKLSPSALLNKIKFQIAVRMHMRHSELFIACVQSD, encoded by the exons ATGGCTTTACGGAAAGGTATATGTGTCGGCAGAGAATGTAGGGAGTCAATGTCGAAAACTGGAAGACCacg GGGAGATGTGCCCTCAGTCAATGCTGCTAAAACAGCTCTTTCTGAGTTTGCTCTTATCTCTGGTTTACATGCTAATATTGAAAAAACTAATATCTACTTTGGTGGAGTTTCTCATTCTATTATGCAAGAGATTTTGGAAGCTACTGGATTTTCCTTAGGAGATTTCCCATTCAGATACCTTGGGCTCCCTCTTGCTACATCAAAGCTTAAACTTTCTATGTATGACTCTTTAGTTACTAAAATTCAGAAATGCATTCACCACTGGTTTTCTCATGCTCTTTCCTATGCTGGAAGGGCTCAGCTTCTGAACTCAGTGATTTTTGGGTTGGATAATTTCTGGTGTTCCAGTCTCCTTCTTCCAAAGGAGGTCAttcatcacataaataaaattagtAAGGATTTCTTTTGGAATATTCCAGTGGGTACTAGAAGGCTAGTGTTCAAAAGCTGGTCTACTATTTGTGCTCCTTGGACCTATGGTGGCTTCAATATTAAGGATCTCCTCTCCTGGAATCAAGCTTTGCTCATGAAGTGGGTTTGGAAGTTTTCTTTCCCTGATACTGGCTTGTGGGCTCTCTGGATCAAGACCTATGTCCTGAAACAGGATTCTATTTGGACAATTATCAGTAAAGAACAGTTCACTTCTTGTTTCAGGGATATTCTCAAAACCAGGGATCTTTTTGTCTCTCTCTCTCAGGGTCTGCCCAGCAAGCTCAGCTCCAGCTTAATGCTTGGTGTGCTG ATTACTCCTGTTGGGGATTGGGCTACCAGCCTAACCTACTCAGGGATCATGCCCAGTCACAAAATTATATCTTCTATGGCTGTTCAGGGGCAGCTTGCTCCTGTGAATAATCTTCAAAGAAGAGGTTTATCCCTTGCAAATAGATGTTGTCTGTGTGAGAACCATGAGGAGAACCATGCTCATCTCTTCTTTTCTTGTCCTTACTCTCATCATGTATGGTCTTCTGATCTTCAGTGGATGAAAGTTATCAGGCCTGCTTTATCCTTGCAGCAAGAACTCACTCTCCTGGTTCCTCTGCCTAATTGGAGGAAGCATTGGTTTCAAGTTTCCATTACTGCTGTGGTTCATTCACTATGGACTGAACGGAATCGCAGGATTTTTGCTCAGGAGAAGCTCTCCCCTTCTGCTCTGCTAAACAAGATTAAGTTCCAGATAGCTGTTCGTATGCATATGCGCCATTCTGAGCTTTTTATAGCTTGTGTTCAGTCTGATTAA